Proteins from one Mixophyes fleayi isolate aMixFle1 chromosome 9, aMixFle1.hap1, whole genome shotgun sequence genomic window:
- the DHX16 gene encoding pre-mRNA-splicing factor ATP-dependent RNA helicase DHX16, with amino-acid sequence MDGLEAWVKDELHDVLGMSDRHVAQFLVGTARRSSSAADLVSRLSDTGAIDVTDKVRSFAEELWLKLPKKTPVERPARAIEREALAIQQKNKSYALLEDSDEDEDMGKSKDGKKRKKKHLRKRKKEESSDSESDRAQKEKVPSPLVISDDEEEREEMERLKDLEERDAFAERVKKRDKDKTRNIVERSDKKAYEEAQKRLRLAEEDRKKMIPELRKKSRRDYLGKREKEKLEDLEVEIAEEEYFFAEAKLTAAERKELEYKRQVRDLAKEYKKAGEKERMEKHDRYFMPEEKRSKDIPDRYEEPLTEERFAPREEQRRWEEEHIGAASLKFGAKDAHSRGQKEYEYVMEEDEVIQFVSSTQMKGTVEKEDETLRALSESESKKLSMQEVRRSLPVFPYRTDLLKAIAEHQILIIEGETGSGKTTQIPQYLHEEGYTRNGMKVGCTQPRRVAAMSVAARVSQEMSVKLGNEVGYSIRFEDCTSERTVLKYMTDGMLLREFLTEPDLAGYSVIIIDEAHERTLHTDVLFGLIKDIARFRPDLKVLVSSATLNTERFSSFFDDAPIFRIPGRRYPVDIYYTKAPEADYLEACVVSVLQIHVTQPTGDILVFLTGQEEIEACSEMLQERCRRLGSKIAEMLVLPIYANLPSDMQAKIFEPTPPGARKVIVATNIAETSLTIDGIIYVLDPGFCKQKSYNARTGMESLIVTPCSKASANQRAGRAGRVAAGKCFRLYTAWAYKNEMEDTTVPEIQRTNLGNVVLLLKSLGINDLIHFDFMDPPPHETLVLALEQLYALGALNHLGELTKLGRRMAELPVDPMLSKMILASEKYGCSEQILTIAAMLSVNNAIFYRPKDKLVHADTARANFNVPGGDHMVLLNVYTQWVETGHSLQWCYENFIQARSLRRARDVREQLEGLMERIEIELTSCEGDCVPLRKAITAGYFYHTAKLTRSGYKTVKQQQLVYIHPNSSLHEEQPRWVIYHELVFTTKEYMRQIIEIDSSWLLEVAPHYYKSRELEDPNSKKMPKQAGKSKDELG; translated from the exons ATGGACGGGTTGGAGGCATGGGTTAAAGACGAGCTCCATGATGTTCTGGGTATGAGCGATCGGCATGTGGCTCAGTTCCTGGTTGGCACTGCCCGACGAAGTTCAAGTGCTGCAGACCTTGTAAGCCGACTGAGCGACACCGGAGCCATTGATGTGACTGACAAAGTCCGTAGTTTTGCAGAAGAACTCTGGTTAAAG CTCCCCAAAAAAACCCCGGTTGAACGCCCAGCCCGAGCCATAGAGAGGGAGGCCTTGGCAATACAACAGAAGAACAAGTCTTATGCTCTGCTGGAAGATAGCGATGAAGATGAGGATATGGGAAAGAGCAAAGATgggaagaagagaaagaaaaaacatCTGAGGAAGAGGAAAAAAGAGGAATCATCGGACAGCGAAAGTGACAGAGCGCA GAAGGAGAAGGTTCCGTCGCCCCTGGTTATCTCCGATGACGAGGAAGAACGTGAGGAGATGGAACGGCTGAAGGACCTGGAGGAAAGAGATGCGTTTGCAGAAAGAGTAAAGAAAAGAGATAAGGATAAAACCAGAAATATTGTGGAGAGATCTGATAAGAAG GCGTATGAGGAGGCACAGAAGAGACTCAGGTTGGCCGAAGAAGATCGTAAAAAAATG ATACCAGAGTTACGGAAAAAGTCACGCAGAGACTATCtagggaagagagagaaagagaagctgGAGGACCTGGAGGTGGAGATCGCGGAGGAGGAGTACTTCTTCGCAGAGGCCAAGCTGACCGCAGCGGAGAGGAAGGAACTCGAATACAAGCGTCAAGTGAGGGACCTGGCAAAGGAGTACAAGAAGGCTGGAGAGAAGGAACGGATGGAAAAACACGACCGTTACTTTATGCCGGAGGAGAAAAGGAGCAAG GATATCCCAGACCGGTATGAGGAACCATTGACTGAGGAGCGTTTCGCTCCTCGCGAAGAACAGAGGCGTTGGGAGGAGGAACATATCGGAGCTGCGTCTCTGAAGTTCGGAGCCAAAGATGCCCATTCTCGTGGACAGAAAGAATATGAGTATGTGATGGAAGAAGACGAAGTTATACAGTTTGTCAGCTCAACGCAAATGAAGGGGACAGTAGAGAAG GAAGATGAGACTTTAAGAGCTTTGTCCGAGTCGGAAAGTAAGAAGTTGTCCATGCAGGAGGTCAGACGCAGCCTCCCTGTCTTCCCCTATCGCACTGATCTCCTCAAAGCCATTGCTGAACATCAAATCCTCATCATCGAAGGAGAAACTGGATCTGGGAAAACCACCCAAATTCCACAGTACCTGCACGAAGAA GGTTACACTCGTAATGGGATGAAGGTGGGTTGCACTCAGCCTCGCAGAGTGGCCGCAATGAGTGTGGCAGCTCGAGTCTCTCAGGAGATGTCCGTTAAACTGGGCAACGAG GTGGGGTACAGTATCAGGTTTGAGGACTGCACGTCAGAGCGGACCGTACTGAAGTACATGACGGATGGGATGTTGCTACGTGAATTCCTCACTGAGCCAGACTTGGCTGGATACAG CGTAATAATCATAGATGAGGCTCACGAGCGGACTCTACACACAGATGTGTTATTTGGCCTGATTAAGGACATTGCCCGTTTCCGGCCAGACCTCAAGGTCCTAGTTTCCAGCGCCACCCTCAACACTGAACGGTTCTCCTCTTTCTTCGATGATGCACCCATATTCCGAATCCCTGGGCGCAGGTACCCTGTGGACATCTATTACACCAAG GCACCGGAGGCTGATTACCTGGAGGCCTGTGTGGTGTCCGTCCTGCAGATTCATGTCACACAGCCCACTGGCGATATCTTGGTCTTTTTGACTGGACAG GAGGAGATAGAAGCGTGCAGTGAGATGTTACAGGAACGATGCCGCCGACTGGGCTCCAAGATCGCAGAGATGTTGGTCTTACCGATATATGCCAACTTACCCTCTGACATGCAGGCTAAGATATTTGAACCCACCCCTCCGGGTGCCAGAAAG GTCATTGTAGCCACCAACATCGCAGAGACGTCACTGACCATAGATGGGATCATTTACGTACTCGACCCAGGATTCTGCAAACAGAAAAGCTACAATGCGCGTACAGGAATGGAGTCCCTGATTGTCACTCCCTGCTCAAAG GCATCAGCGAATCAGAGAGCAGGGAGAGCCGGGCGCGTCGCTGCAGGGAAATGTTTCCGGCTATATACAGCCTGGGCATATAAAAATGAGATGGAAGATACCACCGTCCCGGAAATCCAGAGAACTAACCTGGGGAATGTAGTGCTGCTACTGAAGAGCTTGG GTATTAATGATCTCATCCACTTTGACTTCATGGACCCCCCACCTCATGAGACACTGGTTCTGGCTCTGGAGCAGCTGTACGCCCTGGGGGCCCTTAACCATCTTGGGGAACTTACAAAG CTGGGAAGAAGAATGGCTGAGCTTCCAGTGGATCCTATGTTATCCAAGATGATTCTGGCTTCTGAGAA gTATGGCTGCTCCGAGCAGATTCTTACCATCGCTGCCATGTTGTCTGTAAATAATGCAATCTTCTATCGCCCAAAAGACAAACTGGTTCATGCAGACACAGCACGTGCCAACTTCAACGTGCCTGGGGGGGACCACATGGTGCTTCTCAATGTATACACACAG TGGGTGGAAACGGGTCACTCCCTCCAGTGGTGCTACGAGAACTTTATTCAGGCTCGCTCCCTCCGTCGCGCCCGTGATGTCCGCGAGCAGCTTGAAGGCCTCATGGAACGGATAGAAATTGAGTTGACGTCGTGTGAAGGGGACTGTGTGCCACTGCGCAAG GCCATCACAGCCGGGTACTTCTACCACACAGCCAAGCTCACCCGCAGTGGATACAAGACTGTGAAACAGCAGCAATTGGTCTATATCCACCCAAACAGCAGTTTACATGAGGAGCAGCCCCGATGGGTTATATACCATGAGCTGGTCTTCACCACCAAGGAGTATATGAGACAG ATCATCGAGATTGACAGCTCGTGGCTCCTAGAGGTGGCTCCACATTACTACAAGTCTCGGGAGCTGGAGGATCCCAACAGTAAAAAGATGCCCAAGCAGGCGGGAAAGAGCAAAGATGAACTTGGCTAA